One region of Romeriopsis navalis LEGE 11480 genomic DNA includes:
- a CDS encoding peroxiredoxin has product MALAVGAIAPDFTVKDTNGNTVKLADYAGQSVVLYFYPKDDTPGCTKEACSFRDNYQQYLSKGITVFGVSMDDETSHKAFTDKFSLPFPLLADTAGALTNAYDVAIERNGQQYSQRVTYVINDGKIAQVYETVNTETHATDILGAMA; this is encoded by the coding sequence ATGGCTCTTGCAGTTGGGGCGATCGCGCCGGACTTTACGGTTAAAGATACGAATGGTAATACGGTGAAACTGGCCGATTATGCCGGCCAGTCGGTGGTGTTATATTTCTATCCCAAAGATGACACACCGGGTTGTACGAAAGAAGCCTGTAGCTTCCGCGATAACTATCAACAGTATCTCAGCAAGGGAATTACAGTATTTGGCGTCAGTATGGATGATGAGACCTCCCATAAGGCCTTTACCGATAAATTCAGTTTGCCATTCCCGCTGTTGGCCGATACGGCTGGTGCGCTTACCAACGCTTACGATGTGGCAATTGAGCGGAACGGCCAGCAATATTCCCAGCGTGTCACCTACGTGATCAATGATGGCAAGATCGCGCAGGTTTATGAGACGGTCAACACCGAAACTCATGCAACGGATATTTTGGGTGCTATGGCTTAG
- a CDS encoding C39 family peptidase — MTAVDSLALPLPPDYAQAIPVVVAQALQLKGAYDAQSIAKLQLTTDSGARLPIDYQSGNWQLVWSSGWTTVGAHWLQMQGYGPAGVVIETQFFYFIVCPDLTTASTSLRLRVLQDTWFKATAQDSTQLAPSKKVRLRAGEVFDVLCYGLAPAHCRLVLTQPIAPIGNFGYVDITATELLQGDQIYQLSPVDVRVTEIAGGQLLVKRTTYLKSRLADSTHLALTQKQQLVQGQLLPLHQYARCDDHWQVTLPNTDLPAPAFIAAADVNLRSLDTIVDVAATELSCEILQTMPLKQRPVAPDHLSLTEKVSLAAGSMHCLSHYAAVGPQLQIRLRSAPVAQTGYLDRALVQLRRGTQVLHPGSEQVELGLSIRRCEQPPDQDWPLLNIRSVSAILQYLQIGAKTQLPLADELLQWCFEHYGAGSQTDRTCLQGLLQAYGIQLESRSTWTSEQLRASLSQGVPILLFGRFTPAAHCIVLVGYGPSGWLVCDPWGDATTGYRCLDGSPVWYAKDYFTAMVGVDGAIVADAVSQDTLGSRESC; from the coding sequence ATGACCGCTGTTGATTCCTTGGCGTTGCCCTTACCGCCGGACTATGCTCAAGCCATTCCCGTTGTCGTCGCGCAAGCGCTTCAGCTCAAGGGTGCCTATGACGCCCAATCGATCGCGAAACTGCAACTGACGACGGATTCCGGCGCACGGTTACCGATCGATTACCAGTCGGGCAACTGGCAATTGGTTTGGTCATCGGGGTGGACGACGGTTGGGGCGCATTGGCTGCAGATGCAGGGCTACGGGCCAGCGGGGGTGGTCATCGAGACCCAGTTTTTTTACTTTATTGTTTGTCCCGATTTAACCACGGCATCGACCTCCCTGCGCCTGCGAGTGCTGCAGGATACCTGGTTCAAAGCCACAGCCCAAGACTCAACCCAACTGGCCCCCAGTAAAAAAGTGCGGCTGCGGGCTGGGGAAGTCTTTGATGTTTTGTGTTACGGGCTGGCTCCGGCACATTGTCGGCTTGTGCTGACGCAGCCGATCGCCCCAATCGGCAATTTTGGCTATGTTGACATCACGGCGACGGAGTTACTGCAAGGCGATCAGATTTATCAGCTGTCCCCAGTTGATGTCCGGGTGACTGAAATCGCGGGTGGCCAATTACTCGTGAAGCGAACGACGTATCTCAAGTCGCGATTGGCTGATTCTACGCATTTAGCGTTGACGCAAAAGCAACAACTGGTCCAAGGACAACTGCTGCCGCTGCATCAATATGCCCGCTGTGATGATCATTGGCAGGTCACCTTGCCCAATACGGATCTCCCGGCACCGGCATTTATTGCCGCGGCGGATGTGAATTTACGCTCTCTGGATACGATCGTCGATGTCGCCGCCACTGAGTTAAGCTGCGAAATTTTGCAGACGATGCCACTGAAACAACGTCCGGTGGCGCCCGATCATTTATCCCTAACTGAAAAAGTCAGTTTGGCGGCTGGTTCGATGCATTGTTTGTCGCACTATGCGGCAGTGGGGCCGCAACTCCAAATCCGACTTCGATCAGCCCCGGTGGCGCAAACCGGTTACCTCGATCGGGCCTTAGTCCAACTGCGACGTGGTACCCAAGTTCTGCATCCAGGCAGTGAGCAAGTGGAGTTGGGGCTATCGATCCGGCGATGTGAGCAGCCGCCGGATCAGGACTGGCCGCTGCTCAATATCCGATCGGTCAGCGCCATTCTGCAGTATTTGCAAATTGGTGCGAAGACGCAGTTACCGTTGGCCGACGAATTGTTGCAGTGGTGCTTTGAGCATTATGGTGCGGGTTCACAAACCGATCGAACTTGTCTCCAAGGATTACTCCAGGCTTATGGCATTCAACTCGAATCACGCTCAACTTGGACCAGTGAGCAACTCCGGGCGTCCTTAAGCCAGGGCGTCCCCATCTTGCTGTTTGGGCGATTTACCCCCGCCGCGCATTGCATTGTGTTGGTCGGTTATGGCCCATCGGGTTGGCTGGTCTGCGATCCTTGGGGTGATGCCACGACTGGGTATCGTTGCCTTGACGGGTCGCCCGTTTGGTATGCCAAGGATTATTTCACGGCAATGGTTGGCGTTGATGGGGCGATCGTCGCCGATGCGGTTAGTCAGGACACCTTGGGCTCACGGGAGAGTTGCTGA
- the egtC gene encoding ergothioneine biosynthesis protein EgtC: MCRLLAYLGEPVQLEQLIYDPQHSLIVQSYQPQEMTGGILNADGFGIGWYGADQSQDPYIYRHTLPIWNDANLPDLSRYVRSSCILANVRSATPGISVDLSNCQPFQHRSLMAIHNGYIDRFRKTLLRPIRARLSDETYGSIQGTTDSEHMYGLFLDAYKATQDLSLAFKQMLEVMLELAATHQTDFSANFVISDGSSLIAARFANRDPVPSLYWLQPESATASSILIASEPFFEGNWQPFADRSLLTVSHDLTVETESLEAWFTP, encoded by the coding sequence ATGTGCCGACTCCTTGCTTATCTCGGGGAACCCGTTCAGCTAGAACAGTTGATTTATGATCCCCAACATTCACTCATTGTCCAAAGTTACCAACCGCAAGAAATGACTGGGGGAATTCTGAATGCGGATGGCTTTGGCATTGGGTGGTATGGGGCAGATCAATCGCAGGATCCCTATATTTATCGCCACACGTTGCCGATTTGGAATGATGCAAATTTGCCCGATTTGAGTCGTTACGTGCGTTCCAGTTGCATCCTGGCGAATGTGCGCAGCGCCACACCGGGGATTTCCGTGGATCTGAGCAACTGCCAACCCTTTCAGCACCGATCACTGATGGCGATTCACAATGGCTATATCGATCGGTTCCGCAAAACCCTGCTGCGGCCCATTCGAGCCCGGTTAAGTGACGAAACCTATGGGTCAATTCAGGGCACCACCGATTCAGAGCATATGTATGGTCTATTTTTAGATGCGTACAAAGCGACCCAGGATTTGAGCTTGGCCTTTAAGCAAATGTTGGAGGTCATGCTGGAGCTCGCTGCAACTCACCAAACCGATTTCTCCGCGAATTTCGTGATTAGCGATGGTTCAAGCCTGATTGCGGCCCGTTTTGCCAATCGCGATCCCGTGCCAAGTTTATATTGGCTACAGCCAGAATCGGCTACAGCTTCTTCTATACTAATTGCGTCAGAGCCTTTCTTTGAAGGGAATTGGCAACCATTTGCTGACCGATCGCTGCTCACTGTTTCCCATGACCTCACTGTCGAAACTGAATCATTGGAAGCATGGTTTACACCATAA
- a CDS encoding SUMF1/EgtB/PvdO family nonheme iron enzyme, whose product MTSLSKLNHWKHGLHHNSNAAVTPSIDSLAITRSRLLHAMQHSRAMTLQLFETITPAVFCAQAHEDFSPVGWHLGHIGFTESLWILERLAGQPCAYPQYQKLFAADGLPKQERQNLPAIDEILAYLADIRSQVEAYLTQADLDQEERLWHFLLQHESQHCETIVMVLAALGQQSVHPIGTINSADPQVPPTQRMHIPAGGFWQGQQGPTALDNEQPAHWVELEEYWIDSTLVTGAQFQQFIAAGGYTQPQWWSDAGWQWQQQTQAQQPHYWQPTMATSEHPVCGVSWYEADAYARFRGTRLPTEAEWEKAARWNSRRSQALPWGERWHAETGSDSLFQGADAQTAAWANLSGLDPHQLLRGTTPVETYPAGRSPAGLWDCFGNVWEWTDSWFVEYEGFTAFPYAGYSTTYFDGAHRVLRGGSWATRPWSIRPGFRNWYHPWTRIIFAGFRCVSDTAP is encoded by the coding sequence ATGACCTCACTGTCGAAACTGAATCATTGGAAGCATGGTTTACACCATAATTCCAATGCCGCCGTTACCCCATCAATTGATTCATTAGCCATCACCCGATCACGTTTGCTGCATGCAATGCAACACAGTCGGGCCATGACTTTACAACTATTTGAAACGATTACACCGGCAGTGTTTTGCGCCCAGGCCCACGAGGATTTTAGTCCGGTGGGCTGGCATTTAGGCCATATCGGATTTACCGAAAGCCTGTGGATTTTGGAACGGTTGGCCGGACAGCCTTGTGCCTATCCCCAATACCAGAAACTATTCGCCGCCGATGGCCTGCCCAAGCAAGAACGCCAGAATTTACCGGCTATAGACGAGATTTTGGCTTATTTAGCGGATATTCGATCGCAAGTTGAAGCCTACTTAACCCAAGCTGACCTCGATCAAGAGGAGCGACTTTGGCATTTTCTTCTGCAACATGAGAGTCAACATTGCGAGACAATCGTCATGGTTTTGGCCGCATTAGGCCAGCAATCCGTCCATCCGATCGGGACCATCAATTCTGCCGATCCGCAGGTGCCACCAACACAGCGGATGCACATTCCGGCCGGGGGCTTTTGGCAAGGCCAACAGGGGCCAACCGCATTAGACAATGAACAGCCAGCGCATTGGGTCGAGCTGGAAGAATATTGGATCGATTCAACCCTGGTGACCGGTGCCCAGTTTCAGCAATTTATCGCCGCAGGCGGTTATACACAGCCACAATGGTGGTCGGACGCGGGTTGGCAATGGCAGCAACAGACCCAGGCCCAGCAACCGCATTATTGGCAACCCACGATGGCCACATCCGAGCATCCAGTCTGTGGAGTGAGCTGGTATGAAGCCGATGCCTATGCGCGGTTTCGGGGGACGCGGTTACCCACAGAGGCCGAATGGGAAAAGGCAGCGCGATGGAATAGCCGCCGCAGTCAAGCGTTACCTTGGGGGGAGCGTTGGCACGCTGAGACAGGTAGCGACAGCTTATTTCAGGGGGCCGATGCCCAAACGGCGGCATGGGCCAATCTAAGTGGTCTCGATCCGCACCAATTACTGCGCGGGACAACACCGGTAGAAACCTATCCGGCGGGTCGCAGTCCGGCGGGGTTATGGGACTGTTTCGGGAATGTCTGGGAATGGACCGATAGTTGGTTTGTCGAGTATGAAGGATTTACCGCTTTTCCCTACGCAGGCTATTCGACAACGTATTTTGATGGCGCGCATCGGGTGCTGCGGGGGGGCAGTTGGGCCACCCGGCCTTGGAGTATTCGACCCGGGTTCCGCAATTGGTACCATCCCTGGACCCGGATTATCTTTGCTGGATTTCGCTGCGTTAGTGACACAGCACCATAA
- the psb32 gene encoding photosystem II repair protein Psb32 produces the protein MHTLLQSIRQAGRRGLALLLSAALTVFLTTQFAAPAAATGVFEMPETAPEGHILDQSDLLSRLTEGQINSQLNDLAAKQQQNVTFVTMRRLDYGETIDTFTQQLFERWYPDAAAQANQTLLVIDTLTNNTSIVQGEQAQAAMSPEIATSVAQETVLVPLKYGNRYNQAFLDASDRISTVLSGGEDPGAPEVKEVITTDRNFATPEETKESNAMTWVVVLLVLSTAIPMATYYFYQYMGNR, from the coding sequence ATGCATACGCTCCTCCAATCAATTCGCCAAGCCGGCCGTCGCGGCTTAGCATTGCTGCTGAGTGCAGCACTCACCGTTTTTCTAACCACACAGTTCGCCGCACCCGCCGCTGCGACTGGCGTCTTTGAGATGCCGGAAACCGCACCCGAAGGACATATTCTCGATCAATCCGATTTGCTCAGTCGTCTGACCGAAGGTCAAATTAATAGCCAACTCAACGACCTCGCGGCCAAACAGCAGCAAAACGTCACCTTTGTCACCATGCGTCGCCTCGACTATGGCGAGACAATCGACACATTTACACAACAACTATTTGAGCGATGGTACCCAGATGCGGCGGCCCAGGCCAATCAAACGCTCTTAGTCATCGACACCTTAACGAACAACACAAGCATCGTCCAAGGTGAGCAAGCCCAGGCCGCAATGAGCCCTGAAATTGCCACGAGCGTTGCCCAAGAGACAGTTTTGGTACCGTTGAAATATGGCAATCGCTATAACCAAGCCTTCCTCGATGCCAGCGATCGCATCTCCACAGTGCTCTCGGGTGGTGAAGACCCCGGTGCGCCGGAAGTGAAAGAAGTGATTACCACCGATCGCAACTTCGCCACACCGGAAGAGACCAAAGAAAGCAACGCTATGACTTGGGTCGTTGTGCTATTGGTGCTGTCCACCGCAATCCCGATGGCAACTTACTACTTCTACCAATACATGGGTAACCGTTAG
- a CDS encoding DUF3685 domain-containing protein: MTLDRTASLRVALAETDSLFRLGVQRYLQQSTDWQVVIETGDFNQLLELVTEQQAAAGLPDVLVLGFPGVSNADADLLALLRSLKQAFPYLRLLVLAALEDPLLPEIWWLGVEGCCWRSGGETELAEAIWLVASGQTYWATGMKAAALGQAIVPARAGGRRRGPGSPTWMQIDRSLQAIEQKLRSSQLSFLERLVLQGQRRELRASRWITQRLLPGVPSQPVLSASPAEPIAQIQPTASVSGVQLSNLFDRFAAKLRYPLDNQTDTPLEIDILRLDKQRELFYLVLRKFELIVDELRFSQVPPASLAEQQRQVLVDLWQAVLTEFFGKYYCVSLGGESVSVVATLTQQQQRAEDDILSRIPLVPELLGYLLFQQPLQVDNQQFPASSPVAVAQAEAILENLAIQIANAVIQPLLNQFADVEAIKQGYYDRQRLSTRDIERFRNDLSWRYRLDRYVGDPTAIFESQYCLLVLTESGIDRQDIYAPRRQELDTLTGLPLAVTFMLEVRDAVAPRLKTATAFVGSGLVYVLTEVVGRGLGLVGRGIIKGIGNALNERR, from the coding sequence ATGACGCTTGATCGTACAGCGAGTCTACGGGTTGCACTGGCGGAGACTGACTCGCTCTTTCGCCTCGGGGTGCAACGCTATCTGCAGCAATCGACGGATTGGCAGGTTGTCATTGAAACCGGTGATTTCAATCAGCTCCTAGAATTAGTCACGGAACAACAGGCAGCGGCGGGATTGCCTGATGTCTTGGTACTGGGGTTTCCCGGGGTATCCAATGCGGATGCAGACTTACTGGCATTATTGCGATCGCTCAAACAGGCATTTCCCTATCTGCGTCTGTTGGTGTTAGCCGCCTTAGAAGATCCGTTGCTGCCGGAGATCTGGTGGCTAGGTGTGGAAGGATGCTGTTGGCGATCGGGCGGCGAAACGGAACTGGCTGAAGCAATTTGGTTGGTGGCATCGGGACAAACCTATTGGGCTACCGGCATGAAAGCGGCGGCCTTGGGGCAAGCTATCGTCCCGGCGCGCGCTGGCGGTCGTCGTCGTGGCCCAGGGTCACCCACATGGATGCAAATTGATCGGAGTTTGCAAGCGATCGAGCAAAAGCTCCGATCATCGCAGCTTTCGTTCCTAGAGCGGCTGGTGTTGCAGGGCCAACGCCGGGAACTGCGGGCTTCGCGCTGGATTACCCAGCGGTTATTGCCGGGCGTGCCGTCGCAGCCAGTGCTGTCGGCCAGTCCCGCCGAGCCGATTGCCCAGATCCAGCCAACGGCCAGCGTCAGCGGCGTGCAACTGTCGAATCTCTTCGATCGATTTGCGGCGAAGTTGCGTTACCCCTTGGATAACCAAACTGATACGCCCCTCGAAATTGATATTTTGCGTTTAGATAAGCAACGGGAGCTGTTTTACCTAGTGCTGCGTAAGTTTGAGCTGATCGTCGATGAATTGCGATTTTCCCAGGTGCCCCCGGCGAGTCTGGCCGAACAACAGCGGCAGGTGTTAGTTGATTTATGGCAAGCGGTGTTAACGGAGTTCTTTGGGAAATATTATTGCGTGTCACTGGGCGGCGAATCGGTCTCGGTGGTGGCGACGCTGACCCAGCAGCAGCAGCGGGCTGAGGATGATATTTTAAGTCGGATTCCCTTGGTGCCAGAGCTGTTGGGCTACCTGTTATTTCAGCAACCATTACAGGTGGATAACCAGCAATTTCCGGCGAGCTCGCCCGTGGCGGTGGCCCAAGCGGAAGCGATTTTGGAAAACCTGGCGATTCAGATTGCCAATGCCGTGATTCAGCCATTGCTCAACCAGTTTGCTGATGTGGAAGCGATCAAACAGGGATATTACGATCGCCAGCGTCTTTCAACGCGTGACATTGAGCGTTTTCGCAATGATCTGTCCTGGCGTTATCGACTTGACCGCTATGTTGGTGACCCCACAGCAATTTTTGAAAGTCAATATTGTTTGTTGGTGTTGACCGAAAGTGGCATCGATCGACAAGACATCTATGCGCCCCGCCGCCAAGAACTCGATACCCTCACGGGATTACCGTTGGCGGTGACCTTTATGCTCGAAGTGCGGGATGCTGTGGCCCCGCGCCTCAAGACCGCGACAGCTTTTGTCGGCAGTGGTTTGGTCTATGTCCTGACGGAGGTGGTCGGTCGTGGTTTGGGTTTGGTCGGTCGCGGCATTATTAAGGGAATTGGCAATGCCTTAAATGAGCGTCGTTAA
- a CDS encoding Fur family transcriptional regulator has product MQGTDSKSPPIRSFDEAIERCQNLGMRLSRQRRYILELLWQVQDHLSARDIYDQLNRQGKEIGHTSVYQNLEALSDQGIIECIDRADGRLYGNISDAHSHVNCLDSARIIDVYVELPPELIQQIETQTGVRITEYRVDFFGYQQPLAGANPVINVADQET; this is encoded by the coding sequence ATGCAAGGCACTGATTCGAAATCCCCACCGATTCGCTCCTTCGATGAGGCGATCGAGCGCTGCCAAAATTTAGGGATGCGGCTGAGTCGTCAACGCCGCTACATTCTGGAACTGCTATGGCAAGTTCAAGATCATCTTTCCGCCCGCGATATCTACGATCAGTTGAATCGCCAAGGTAAAGAAATTGGTCATACCTCGGTGTACCAAAATCTGGAAGCCCTGTCGGATCAGGGGATCATTGAGTGCATCGATCGGGCTGATGGACGCCTCTATGGAAACATTAGTGATGCCCATAGCCATGTCAACTGTCTTGATTCTGCACGGATCATTGACGTGTATGTTGAATTGCCCCCCGAGCTGATTCAGCAAATTGAAACCCAAACCGGGGTGCGAATTACCGAGTATCGAGTTGATTTTTTTGGCTATCAACAGCCGCTCGCGGGGGCCAACCCAGTAATTAACGTGGCTGACCAAGAAACTTAA
- a CDS encoding SPFH domain-containing protein → MGLDSILGALAFMVGGYLVGSVRVVDEGEEALVQRLGQYQRTLKPGLNFVVPFMDAVFVETMREQTLDIDPQDVVTRDKASLKADAIIYWRINDLYSAYYRVEDLESALTNLVLSSLRSEIGQLTLDEVISDIGSINDNLRQELRAATTTWGVEIVRVEIQKFDLPKELRDALDRQAAAKAEGQAELARTDAAVKSIQQLSSALSGSADPQQVLQFLIAEKYVNANSEIGKSDNAKILFMNPGNLNEAITDLITNKLPREGGLPPTSVEIPDN, encoded by the coding sequence ATGGGGCTTGACTCTATTCTTGGCGCGTTAGCGTTCATGGTCGGTGGCTATTTGGTTGGTTCCGTGCGCGTAGTTGATGAAGGCGAAGAAGCCTTAGTCCAGCGTTTGGGACAATACCAGCGAACACTCAAGCCCGGATTGAATTTTGTGGTGCCGTTTATGGACGCGGTATTTGTCGAAACGATGCGGGAACAAACCCTCGACATTGACCCACAGGATGTGGTGACGCGTGACAAAGCTTCCCTCAAAGCCGACGCCATTATCTATTGGCGGATTAATGATCTCTATAGTGCGTATTATCGGGTTGAAGATTTAGAATCAGCACTGACGAACTTAGTCTTGAGTTCGCTGCGCAGTGAGATTGGCCAATTGACCTTGGATGAAGTGATCTCTGACATTGGCAGCATTAATGATAATTTGCGCCAAGAGCTGCGGGCCGCGACGACGACTTGGGGCGTGGAGATTGTCCGTGTTGAAATCCAAAAATTTGATTTGCCGAAGGAGCTGCGTGACGCCCTCGATCGGCAAGCGGCAGCAAAAGCTGAAGGTCAGGCAGAATTGGCCCGTACGGATGCTGCGGTCAAATCAATTCAACAGCTTTCGAGTGCGCTTTCGGGTTCGGCCGACCCGCAGCAAGTGTTGCAGTTTTTGATTGCCGAGAAGTATGTGAATGCCAACTCAGAAATTGGTAAGAGCGATAATGCCAAGATTCTGTTTATGAATCCCGGTAATTTGAATGAAGCAATTACCGATTTGATTACGAACAAATTGCCACGTGAAGGTGGGCTGCCCCCAACGTCGGTTGAAATACCGGATAACTAG
- the mutS gene encoding DNA mismatch repair protein MutS, which translates to MAQSPKSPDSNSLDNSTADLPERLVKHEVKYADHRSVEREDLTPMLRHYADTKDAYANALLLYRVGDFFETFFQDAVTVARELELVLTSKEGGKAVGRVPLAGIPHHALDRYCASLVEKGYAVAVCDQVEDPALAEGKLVRREVTRVITPGTLLEEGMLNARKNNYLAAVVITQTHWGLAFADISTGEFLTTQSTGLDQLNQELTRLHPAEILFPVNAPDLGGLLRPGQTSDQLPDGLPTQFCYTLRPQSGFVQAEARSRLMNRFKLRSLEGVGCEQRPLATRAAGGLLEYLESTSERQFELGQGLLGQDVTQVPLQMLTSYTLTEFLTLDNSTRRNLEITQTQRDGVFYGSLLWALDRTITPMGSRALRRWLQQPLLDRQGIEARQQTIGELVDDFVLREDIQKRLRQIYDLERLAGRAGSGTATPRDLVALADSMEQLPELAYLVQSAQSPYLQALQNVPPIMRQLAEKLRNYLVDKPPLSLTEGGLIRVGIDDELDRRRQQVEADQQWIAQLEVTERLRTGISTLKVGYNKAFGYYISISRTKSDQAPEDYIRKQTLTNEERYITPDLKECENRLLTAQQELGRLEYDLFVGLRSEVGAEADTIRQVARAVAAADVLAGLAEIAIYQDYSRPEITDGREVEIIDGRHPVVEQSLPAGFFVPNSTTLGPLKTHSGKRAPDLVVLTGPNASGKSCYLRQVGLIQLMAQVGSFIPATSAKLGVCDRIFTRVGAVDDLATGQSTFMVEMNETANILNHATDRSLVLLDEIGRGTATFDGLSIAWSVSEYLATEIRSRTIFATHYHELNELASLLMNVANYQVTVKEMPEQIIFLHKVQPGGADRSYGIEAGRLAGLPPQVIKRAKQVMGQIEKHSKIAIGLRRGPQTSTTKASPVADHDAQLGFFEDF; encoded by the coding sequence ATGGCGCAATCTCCCAAATCTCCAGACTCCAACTCCCTCGACAATTCCACCGCCGATTTACCCGAACGCTTAGTCAAACATGAGGTGAAGTATGCGGACCATCGCTCGGTCGAGCGAGAAGACTTAACGCCCATGCTGCGGCACTATGCCGACACCAAAGATGCTTATGCTAATGCGCTCTTACTGTATCGGGTCGGCGATTTCTTCGAAACCTTTTTTCAAGATGCAGTCACGGTGGCCCGGGAGCTGGAACTGGTTCTGACCAGCAAAGAAGGCGGTAAAGCGGTGGGGCGCGTCCCCCTGGCCGGCATTCCCCACCATGCCCTCGATCGTTACTGCGCGAGCTTAGTCGAAAAAGGCTACGCCGTTGCTGTTTGCGACCAAGTCGAAGATCCGGCCCTAGCCGAAGGCAAACTGGTGCGACGGGAAGTCACTCGCGTCATCACCCCCGGCACCCTGCTTGAAGAAGGGATGCTAAATGCCCGTAAAAACAATTATCTCGCCGCCGTCGTGATCACCCAGACGCATTGGGGATTAGCCTTTGCTGATATTTCCACGGGAGAATTTCTCACCACGCAATCCACCGGGCTCGACCAGCTAAATCAAGAACTCACACGCCTCCACCCAGCAGAAATTCTCTTCCCGGTCAACGCCCCCGATCTGGGCGGATTGCTGCGCCCCGGACAAACCTCGGATCAGTTGCCGGATGGACTGCCGACCCAGTTTTGCTATACCCTCCGCCCCCAATCCGGCTTTGTCCAAGCGGAGGCGCGCAGTCGTCTAATGAATCGATTTAAACTGCGATCGCTTGAAGGCGTGGGCTGTGAGCAACGTCCCCTGGCAACGCGGGCGGCGGGCGGCCTCCTGGAATATCTCGAAAGTACCTCCGAGCGGCAATTTGAGCTGGGGCAGGGGCTGTTGGGGCAGGACGTAACGCAAGTGCCACTACAAATGCTCACCAGCTACACTCTGACGGAATTCCTGACCCTCGATAACTCGACTCGCCGCAACTTAGAAATTACCCAAACCCAACGAGACGGAGTATTTTACGGCTCCCTTCTATGGGCCCTCGATCGCACGATCACCCCCATGGGCAGTCGGGCTCTGCGGCGCTGGCTGCAACAACCCCTGCTCGACCGGCAAGGTATCGAAGCCCGACAACAGACGATTGGTGAACTCGTTGATGATTTTGTCCTTCGAGAAGACATTCAAAAACGCCTGCGCCAGATTTATGACCTTGAACGGCTAGCCGGACGGGCCGGTTCGGGTACGGCCACACCGCGCGATTTAGTCGCGCTCGCCGACTCGATGGAACAGCTACCCGAACTGGCTTATCTGGTCCAGTCCGCGCAGTCCCCCTATCTCCAAGCCTTGCAAAATGTCCCACCCATAATGCGGCAGCTGGCGGAAAAACTGCGCAATTATCTCGTGGATAAACCCCCACTATCCTTAACTGAAGGCGGTTTAATTCGCGTAGGCATTGATGACGAACTCGATCGTCGCCGCCAACAAGTCGAAGCCGATCAGCAATGGATCGCCCAGCTCGAAGTCACAGAACGCCTACGCACGGGGATTTCCACGCTCAAAGTCGGCTACAACAAAGCCTTTGGTTACTACATCAGCATTTCGCGCACAAAAAGTGATCAGGCCCCTGAGGACTACATCCGCAAACAAACCCTAACCAACGAAGAACGCTACATTACCCCCGATCTAAAGGAATGCGAAAATCGGCTGCTGACCGCCCAACAAGAATTGGGCCGCTTAGAGTACGACTTATTTGTGGGGTTACGATCGGAAGTTGGGGCGGAAGCCGATACGATTCGCCAAGTGGCCCGGGCCGTCGCCGCCGCGGATGTCCTCGCGGGGTTAGCCGAAATTGCGATTTACCAAGACTATAGCCGGCCCGAAATTACGGACGGTCGCGAAGTCGAAATTATTGATGGACGGCATCCCGTGGTGGAACAATCATTACCCGCCGGTTTTTTTGTACCCAATTCCACCACCCTCGGGCCGCTCAAAACCCACAGTGGTAAACGCGCACCGGATTTAGTCGTGCTAACGGGGCCGAATGCCAGTGGCAAGTCCTGCTATCTGCGGCAGGTGGGGCTAATTCAGCTCATGGCACAGGTGGGCAGTTTTATCCCGGCCACATCCGCCAAACTCGGGGTCTGCGATCGCATCTTTACACGCGTCGGGGCCGTCGATGATCTAGCAACCGGTCAATCCACCTTTATGGTGGAGATGAATGAAACAGCCAACATTCTCAACCATGCCACCGATCGTTCATTAGTATTGCTAGACGAAATCGGCCGGGGAACCGCAACGTTTGATGGACTATCAATTGCTTGGTCGGTTTCAGAATATCTCGCAACGGAAATTCGATCGCGCACGATTTTTGCAACGCACTATCACGAACTCAATGAACTCGCATCACTCCTGATGAATGTTGCCAACTATCAAGTCACAGTCAAAGAAATGCCCGAGCAAATCATCTTCTTACATAAAGTGCAACCGGGTGGGGCCGATCGTTCCTACGGTATAGAAGCGGGACGACTTGCCGGACTGCCCCCGCAAGTGATCAAACGGGCCAAACAGGTCATGGGGCAAATTGAGAAACACAGTAAAATCGCGATCGGGCTACGGCGCGGCCCACAAACATCAACCACCAAGGCCTCACCGGTAGCTGATCATGATGCGCAACTGGGATTTTTTGAGGATTTCTAA